The Dermochelys coriacea isolate rDerCor1 chromosome 7, rDerCor1.pri.v4, whole genome shotgun sequence genome window below encodes:
- the PPP1R3C gene encoding protein phosphatase 1 regulatory subunit 3C: protein MHCTRMIQILDPRPLPSSIMPVDVAMRICLAHSPPLKRILSPLDDYQRRNFVNRFKPLRPCLNMKRDSECRNNEWNRSPSRAKKRVVFADSKGLSLTAIHVFSEIQEHPVWDLQFDLLDLQDITAGLKLHEEKNLILGFSQPSADYLDFRNRLQKNFICLENCTLQERAVAGTVKVKNMSYEKKVQVRITFDTWKTYTDVDCIYMNNVYGDSDSDTFSFAIELPPAIPTQKKIEFCISYQSGEHVFWDNNEGQNYKIVHAEWKPDGVQAPASTKRDCTVHKIPRKTYEIEHEQLGSPRLSNGFSPEWQSSCRIENSTPYW, encoded by the exons ATGCATTGTACCAG AATGATACAGATCTTGGACCCAAGGCCTTTGCCCAGCTCCATAATGCCTGTTGATGTGGCCATGAGAATTTGCTTAGCCCATTCGCCACCTCTGAAGAGAATTCTCAGCCCTCTTGATGACTATCAAAGAAGAAACTTTGTTAACAGATTCAAGCCTCTCAGACCATGTCTCAATATGAAACGTGATTCTGAGTGTCGAAATAATGAATGGAACCGCTCCCCAAGCCGAGCCAAGAAGCGAGTTGTGTTTGCAGATTCAAAGGGGCTATCTCTGACTGCAATCCATGTCTTCTCAGAAATCCAGGAGCATCCAGTGTGGGATCTTCAGTTTGACTTGTTAGACCTTCAAGATATAACTGCTGGTTTAAAACTACATGAAGAGAAAAATTTGATTTTGGGTTTCTCTCAACCTTCAGCTGATTACTTAGATTTCCGGAATCGCTTGCAGAAGAACTTTATCTGTCTTGAGAATTGCACCCTACAAGAAagggctgtggcagggactgTGAAAGTgaaaaacatgagctatgagaaAAAGGTTCAGGTTCGAATTACCTTTGATACGTGGAAAACCTACACTGATGTTGACTGTATCTATATGAACAATGTGTATGGCGACTCTGACAGTGACACCTTCTCATTTGCCATTGAGCTGCCTCCAGCCATTCCCACTCAAAAGAAGATTGAGTTCTGCATTTCTTACCAAAGCGGTGAGCACGTCTTCTGGGACAATAATGAGGGTCAGAACTACAAGATTGTCCATGCAGAATGGAAACCTGATGGCGTCCAAGCACCAGCATCTACTAAGAGAGACTGCACGGTTCATAAGATTCCAAGGAAGACATATGAAATAGAGCATGAGCAGCTTGGCAGTCCAAGGCTGTCAAATGGCTTCTCTCCTGAGTGGCAAAGCTCGTGTAGGATTGAAAATTCAACCCCATATTGGTGA